The Nitrospiraceae bacterium genome includes a region encoding these proteins:
- a CDS encoding glycosyltransferase family 4 protein, whose product MKILVFTSLFPNNQFPNHGVFIHQRLKHSMARHGWSVKVVAPVPYYPPGLGGWRATYRKVASHEVREGMEVWHPRYVMIPKIGMILQGFLLFVSVCWKIRALQRSFPFALIDAHYVYPDGFAAVLLSFITRVPVVVSARGTDVNLFKNLPIIRQLITWTLRKANAVIVVSEALRQISIKLGVDEKKIRVIPNGVNPEKFFFIPRVEARKKIGFIREGQSLVLSVCRLNANKGLDVLLHALALLSKKSSTLLWSLYVVGEGVERERLECLVQSLNLSERVRFCGEVPHEQLVWFYNSADVCCLLSEREGWPNVIMESLACGTPVLATSVGGIPEIVKSPKVGTLVARKPEHVAKALKTSLERTWSQSEILDYAQQFRWCQTADAVKEVFQSVLPLKASGEDHGA is encoded by the coding sequence ATGAAAATCCTTGTCTTTACCAGCTTATTTCCTAATAACCAATTTCCCAATCACGGAGTTTTTATTCATCAACGACTGAAACATAGTATGGCCCGGCACGGATGGAGTGTGAAGGTGGTGGCGCCGGTTCCGTATTATCCACCAGGGTTAGGGGGATGGCGTGCCACGTATCGAAAGGTCGCCAGCCATGAAGTGCGTGAAGGCATGGAAGTGTGGCATCCCCGTTATGTCATGATTCCTAAGATCGGGATGATCTTGCAGGGATTCTTGTTGTTTGTATCGGTTTGTTGGAAGATACGGGCACTTCAACGGTCATTTCCCTTCGCGCTTATCGATGCCCATTATGTGTATCCGGATGGGTTTGCGGCTGTTCTGCTAAGCTTTATCACTCGTGTTCCGGTTGTGGTGTCGGCTAGGGGGACAGATGTGAATCTGTTTAAGAACCTCCCGATTATTCGCCAACTTATAACCTGGACCCTTCGAAAGGCTAATGCGGTCATTGTGGTCTCAGAGGCCCTCCGGCAAATATCTATTAAGTTGGGTGTCGATGAAAAGAAAATTCGTGTTATTCCAAATGGAGTGAATCCGGAAAAGTTTTTCTTCATCCCTCGAGTGGAGGCGAGAAAGAAAATCGGTTTTATCAGAGAGGGCCAGTCATTGGTTTTATCGGTGTGTCGTTTGAATGCAAATAAAGGCCTTGATGTTTTATTGCACGCTCTTGCTCTCTTAAGTAAAAAGTCTTCGACCCTTCTTTGGTCCCTCTATGTTGTTGGTGAGGGGGTAGAGCGTGAGCGTTTGGAATGTCTTGTGCAATCTTTAAATTTGAGCGAACGTGTTAGGTTTTGCGGAGAGGTGCCTCACGAACAGTTGGTCTGGTTTTATAATTCCGCGGATGTGTGTTGTTTGCTGAGTGAGCGGGAAGGATGGCCTAATGTGATTATGGAATCGTTAGCCTGTGGGACTCCCGTGTTGGCCACTTCGGTAGGAGGTATTCCGGAAATTGTTAAGTCTCCCAAGGTGGGAACGCTGGTGGCACGAAAACCGGAGCACGTGGCCAAGGCTCTGAAGACCAGTCTAGAGCGTACTTGGTCTCAATCAGAAATTTTGGATTATGCCCAGCAATTCCGATGGTGTCAGACCGCTGATGCGGTCAAGGAAGTTTTTCAGTCTGTGTTACCTCTCAAAGCTAGTGGGGAGGACCACGGGGCGTGA
- the asnB gene encoding asparagine synthase (glutamine-hydrolyzing): MCGICGLFNVGSGESVSASILKNMADTLVHRGPDDEGFFFDGPVGLAHRRLSIIDVKGGHQPLCNEDQSIWVVFNGEIYNFRELRDYLEKKGHVFKTRSDTEVIVHLYEEQGEACFGSLRGMFALAIWDRPNRSVILARDRVGKKPLYYSFDGAQLAFGSEMKALLAIPGINKELDLEALCDYFSLLYVPAPKSIFRSFRKVRPGHFVVVSPKGFRESEYWDIDFSQPEERSEAQWCDEIVEVLREAVQLRLISEVPLGAFLSGGIDSSSVVALMSQISGGGVITTSIGFQEKEFNEVEYAREVAQQYHTRHYEERVNPDAVGISEKLAWYYDEPFADSSAVPTYYVSKLAREHVTVALSGDGGDEFFCGYRRYMFDHREEQIRGFLPASMRTLLFGTLASLYPKADWAPRVFRGKATFENLARSHIEGYFRSVSAVSPEIKQTLLHPDIWKELGGYDTANVFRNYYDKAGGANPMARIQYVDVKTYLTDDILVKVDRASMANSLEVRAPMLDGQFMELAARIPTSLKLKGASGKDILKKAFSPFLSHNILYRKKMGFAVPLERWFRVELKDMAYSMLFNGPGDSILNGPTISKLWNDHQSGLHNRATELWTLLMFRMWQKQFGSSVNVVR; this comes from the coding sequence ATGTGCGGGATTTGTGGATTGTTCAATGTTGGATCAGGAGAATCTGTTTCTGCCTCCATCCTGAAAAATATGGCGGATACCCTTGTGCATCGGGGCCCGGACGATGAAGGGTTCTTTTTCGATGGGCCCGTGGGCCTGGCACATCGGCGTCTTTCTATTATTGATGTGAAAGGCGGGCACCAACCCCTTTGCAATGAGGATCAATCTATTTGGGTAGTCTTTAATGGTGAAATTTATAACTTTCGTGAACTGAGAGATTATCTGGAGAAGAAAGGGCATGTTTTTAAGACCCGCTCTGATACTGAAGTCATTGTGCATCTCTATGAAGAGCAAGGGGAGGCGTGTTTTGGGTCGTTACGGGGCATGTTTGCTTTAGCCATTTGGGATCGTCCAAACCGATCGGTGATTTTGGCCAGAGATCGTGTTGGGAAAAAGCCGCTTTATTATAGTTTTGACGGGGCTCAATTGGCATTTGGCTCCGAGATGAAGGCATTATTGGCTATCCCTGGTATTAACAAGGAACTCGACCTTGAGGCCTTATGTGATTATTTTTCCTTGCTTTATGTCCCTGCCCCCAAATCCATTTTCAGGTCTTTCCGGAAGGTGCGGCCAGGACATTTTGTGGTTGTCTCTCCGAAAGGTTTTCGCGAGAGCGAATACTGGGATATCGATTTTTCCCAGCCAGAAGAGCGGTCCGAGGCTCAATGGTGTGATGAGATCGTGGAGGTTCTTCGGGAGGCCGTTCAACTCAGATTAATTAGCGAGGTGCCCTTGGGTGCCTTTTTGTCAGGGGGAATTGATTCATCCTCCGTCGTGGCCTTGATGTCGCAGATTTCTGGGGGAGGGGTAATCACCACGTCAATTGGATTTCAAGAAAAAGAATTTAATGAAGTTGAGTATGCCCGAGAGGTGGCCCAGCAATACCATACTCGGCATTATGAGGAAAGGGTTAACCCCGATGCGGTGGGTATTTCTGAAAAATTAGCCTGGTATTACGATGAGCCGTTTGCAGATTCCTCAGCGGTTCCTACTTACTATGTTTCCAAGTTGGCTCGGGAGCATGTGACTGTTGCGTTATCAGGTGATGGGGGAGATGAATTTTTTTGCGGATATCGGCGGTATATGTTTGACCATCGAGAGGAACAAATACGTGGGTTCCTTCCTGCTAGCATGCGAACCTTGCTTTTTGGAACGTTGGCATCCTTATATCCCAAAGCCGATTGGGCACCAAGGGTATTTCGTGGCAAGGCCACCTTTGAAAATTTAGCTCGGTCTCATATTGAGGGATATTTTCGATCAGTTTCGGCAGTTTCACCGGAAATTAAACAGACCTTGTTGCATCCAGATATCTGGAAAGAGTTGGGTGGCTATGACACAGCCAACGTGTTTCGAAACTACTATGACAAGGCTGGTGGCGCCAATCCCATGGCACGGATTCAATATGTGGATGTGAAGACCTATTTGACCGATGATATTTTAGTAAAGGTGGATCGAGCGAGTATGGCCAATTCATTGGAGGTGCGCGCTCCCATGCTGGATGGGCAATTTATGGAACTTGCAGCTCGGATTCCCACGTCATTGAAATTAAAAGGAGCCAGTGGGAAGGATATTTTAAAGAAGGCGTTTTCTCCTTTTCTTTCCCATAACATTCTGTATCGAAAAAAAATGGGATTTGCGGTTCCGTTGGAACGATGGTTCCGAGTGGAGTTGAAGGACATGGCTTACAGTATGTTATTTAATGGCCCTGGGGACTCCATCTTGAATGGTCCTACCATTTCCAAGCTCTGGAATGATCATCAATCTGGCTTGCATAATCGGGCGACTGAATTATGGACGTTATTGATGTTTCGTATGTGGCAAAAACAATTTGGTTCCTCGGTGAATGTGGTGCGGTAA